A single Ktedonobacteraceae bacterium DNA region contains:
- a CDS encoding baseplate J/gp47 family protein translates to MADEQIIYLSPDEDLTSTRERLEQVQARKIILVIPPQTSLRSHVGWRVLHARARELGQEVLVISSDRQIRAVAKAVGFRVAESQESPSPNKSRPARRPQGTPIQRGGRTQRQNESTSTNRPMRSGFAGRPGDLEGRAVRRDIAGRPQGSPIQGPQATRRAGQPGQEPGRQILSETERQPQVPEPRAQSTFQEPADTTGSIIPPGPAAPLLPADMPPDQQQHFHIETSPSVSPRLPQHDEDELPDSLIDHYNQAQSIRKQFLGSNLTSSRSADLEAPAPLSKKQELEADQEEYNRPGTGTSSYQQGPAIPLPSWSTRDEAGLLNKQPVFGQEDTDVYEYYLEDVAPSSLPEQRGSAFIEEVDTGIPDLSDRPTDILEGEIEDLGDEGAILVQPETFVPEWNEPVEDEMEQPPSTRGFGSRFQTGRADIDDAEMLPPVTERPTQVRQQPAPAPAPVRRSGSLPAPAAGSSSGALRNRGKQPAIPTQKQTGNGQPDGSAAPVKQAPDRERAVASPQAPVPARAVKASKQPGGSAPKQGWRKPVTPGQPRKPAAQSRNDRKVFAGFLIVVACLLILFALFYFLPSARVTIAVPARPLTISALHFSASTNSHNAAANTVASQVLSFEKSATGNGTATGTSQVGNARATGQVIFTNHGSQQVEIPTGTILATSSGVKFATTADAVIFPPGGGSNPPIPVQAVNAGTSGNVAAGSITVIPQISLTAIAQYNNVSTSALSLDVTNPQALAGGGAMAATTVTSKDISAEKAALEKQLKTNLQSWLAQQLHTGDISGTPAQQSEQVTTNPTVGQITKDGTFSMTVTVHTMVLVVRAAALQAAAAKQVNVRAMQMQPAYMLVTGEQLKLSKIKSSPSKDGSSIAITLDATGQIIQRISTNDIRAALAGKSIGQANSDIKNGLAGLHGVLRTSIVESPGFLPMLPFRSDNITVILLPVATTTPTPGVPNG, encoded by the coding sequence ATGGCTGATGAGCAGATTATTTATCTCAGCCCGGATGAAGATTTGACGAGTACACGTGAACGCCTGGAGCAGGTTCAGGCCAGGAAAATAATTCTCGTCATACCACCACAAACGAGCTTGCGCAGCCACGTGGGTTGGCGTGTGCTGCACGCCCGCGCGCGCGAACTGGGGCAAGAGGTGCTCGTGATTAGCTCTGATCGCCAGATTCGCGCCGTTGCAAAAGCAGTAGGATTCAGGGTTGCCGAATCCCAGGAATCTCCTTCCCCGAACAAATCTCGTCCGGCCAGGCGACCACAAGGAACACCCATACAGCGCGGGGGGCGCACACAACGCCAGAATGAGAGTACTTCGACCAATCGGCCTATGAGGTCTGGTTTCGCAGGGCGTCCCGGTGATCTTGAAGGACGAGCTGTGAGGCGGGATATTGCAGGGCGACCACAAGGATCGCCCATACAGGGTCCACAAGCAACCCGTAGAGCAGGGCAGCCTGGCCAGGAGCCTGGGCGACAAATCTTGAGCGAAACCGAAAGGCAACCTCAGGTACCCGAGCCGCGCGCGCAATCGACATTCCAGGAACCTGCTGATACAACCGGCAGCATAATACCTCCAGGGCCAGCAGCTCCCCTACTCCCCGCTGACATGCCGCCGGATCAGCAGCAACATTTCCATATTGAAACGTCCCCCTCTGTCAGCCCGCGGCTTCCACAGCACGACGAGGACGAACTACCAGATTCGCTGATCGATCATTACAATCAGGCTCAGAGTATTCGCAAGCAGTTTTTGGGCAGTAATCTGACCTCTTCGCGTTCCGCCGACCTGGAAGCGCCTGCGCCCCTGTCAAAAAAGCAAGAGCTGGAGGCGGATCAGGAGGAATACAATAGACCGGGAACCGGCACGAGTAGCTACCAGCAAGGCCCGGCAATACCATTACCCTCCTGGAGTACGCGCGACGAAGCAGGATTGCTGAATAAGCAGCCAGTATTTGGGCAGGAGGATACGGATGTTTATGAGTATTACCTTGAGGATGTCGCGCCTAGCTCTCTGCCAGAGCAACGCGGATCGGCATTCATAGAGGAAGTTGATACGGGTATTCCCGATCTCTCGGATAGGCCAACTGATATACTGGAGGGTGAGATCGAGGATTTAGGGGACGAGGGCGCTATTCTGGTGCAGCCGGAGACCTTTGTGCCAGAATGGAATGAGCCGGTTGAGGATGAGATGGAACAACCACCATCAACGCGCGGTTTTGGCTCGCGCTTTCAAACCGGTCGCGCCGATATCGATGACGCGGAAATGCTTCCCCCTGTGACAGAGAGGCCCACGCAGGTAAGGCAGCAGCCCGCGCCTGCACCAGCGCCGGTAAGACGATCAGGCTCGCTTCCAGCCCCTGCCGCGGGGAGCAGCTCTGGCGCGCTGCGCAATCGCGGGAAGCAGCCAGCTATCCCCACGCAAAAGCAGACCGGGAATGGGCAGCCAGATGGGTCCGCCGCGCCGGTGAAACAGGCGCCTGATAGAGAACGTGCCGTCGCCTCCCCGCAAGCACCGGTACCTGCCCGCGCAGTCAAGGCCAGCAAGCAACCAGGAGGCAGTGCTCCAAAACAGGGCTGGCGAAAACCGGTAACGCCGGGGCAGCCGAGAAAACCGGCGGCACAGTCCAGGAATGATCGCAAAGTCTTCGCTGGCTTCCTGATCGTGGTGGCCTGCCTGCTGATCCTGTTCGCGCTGTTTTACTTCTTGCCGAGCGCGCGGGTAACGATTGCTGTGCCTGCGCGTCCTCTGACGATAAGCGCTCTGCATTTCAGCGCCAGTACGAATTCACATAATGCGGCGGCGAATACGGTCGCCTCGCAGGTTCTCAGCTTTGAGAAAAGCGCGACGGGTAACGGTACAGCTACCGGGACGAGCCAGGTTGGAAACGCCCGGGCAACAGGCCAGGTCATTTTCACCAACCATGGCAGCCAGCAGGTGGAAATTCCTACCGGAACGATTCTGGCAACCAGCAGCGGTGTGAAGTTCGCGACCACGGCGGACGCGGTCATTTTCCCACCGGGTGGTGGTTCCAATCCACCCATCCCGGTGCAGGCAGTAAATGCAGGAACCAGTGGCAATGTGGCAGCAGGCAGCATCACGGTTATTCCTCAGATCAGCCTGACCGCCATCGCGCAATACAATAACGTGTCGACCTCGGCGTTGAGCCTGGACGTGACAAACCCCCAGGCGCTGGCGGGTGGCGGCGCAATGGCAGCAACTACCGTTACGTCGAAGGATATCTCAGCTGAGAAGGCAGCGCTAGAGAAACAGTTAAAGACGAATTTACAGAGCTGGCTGGCACAACAACTGCACACTGGCGATATCTCAGGAACACCGGCTCAGCAATCAGAACAGGTGACGACGAATCCCACGGTGGGTCAGATTACAAAAGATGGCACGTTCAGCATGACGGTCACAGTGCATACAATGGTACTGGTAGTGCGGGCGGCGGCCTTGCAAGCAGCAGCGGCGAAGCAGGTCAACGTCAGGGCAATGCAGATGCAGCCGGCTTATATGCTGGTGACCGGTGAACAACTGAAGCTCTCAAAGATCAAGAGCAGTCCTTCGAAAGACGGCAGTTCCATCGCCATCACCCTTGATGCCACCGGGCAGATTATCCAGCGCATTTCTACGAATGATATTCGCGCAGCTCTTGCGGGCAAGTCGATCGGCCAGGCGAACAGCGACATTAAAAATGGGCTGGCAGGTCTCCATGGCGTCCTGCGCACCAGCATTGTAGAGTCTCCCGGCTTCTTGCCCATGCTGCCGTTCCGCTCGGACAACATTACGGTAATCTTGCTGCCTGTGGCTACGACGACACCAACACCGGGAGTGCCGAACGGCTAA
- a CDS encoding PhnD/SsuA/transferrin family substrate-binding protein, whose protein sequence is MVGMENNQPLRFATFLSSNLWDTYSSIARYVGKALGCKSLLTVGHSFDAFAEDEIDVGFVCGLIYARMARYADCPIELLAAPVLHGRRYAGKPIYFSDVVVRKESSFFSFDDLRDCTWAYNEFISHSGWNLVCYSLLQQGRTPGYFGRIVKSGSHLKSLRMVLDGQVDATAIDSHVLDVMLRQDPALGARLRVIETLGPSGIPPVVVAKRLDDCLKQRIRTALLHMHHNAASANELRRGLIERFAPVTDEHYAGMLGMLAQVELAQFSHPLSGLVLASGRR, encoded by the coding sequence ATGGTAGGAATGGAGAACAATCAACCGCTACGCTTTGCGACGTTCCTTTCGTCCAACCTCTGGGATACGTACAGTTCTATCGCCAGGTATGTTGGGAAGGCACTGGGATGCAAGAGCTTGCTTACGGTCGGGCATTCTTTCGATGCGTTTGCCGAGGACGAGATAGATGTTGGTTTCGTGTGCGGCCTGATTTATGCGCGTATGGCCCGCTATGCCGACTGCCCCATCGAGCTGTTAGCGGCGCCGGTGCTGCACGGGAGACGTTACGCGGGGAAGCCGATCTATTTTTCGGATGTGGTTGTGCGCAAAGAGAGTTCTTTCTTTTCGTTCGATGACCTGCGTGATTGCACCTGGGCATATAACGAATTCATTTCTCACTCGGGCTGGAACCTGGTATGCTACAGCCTGCTGCAACAGGGTAGAACGCCTGGCTATTTTGGCAGGATCGTCAAATCAGGTTCGCACCTGAAGTCCTTGCGGATGGTGCTGGATGGACAGGTCGATGCGACAGCCATTGATTCGCACGTACTGGATGTGATGCTCCGGCAAGACCCGGCGCTGGGAGCCAGGTTGCGCGTGATCGAGACCCTGGGCCCCTCTGGTATTCCCCCGGTGGTCGTTGCGAAACGCCTGGATGATTGTCTAAAGCAGCGCATTCGGACTGCTCTGCTCCATATGCATCATAATGCAGCCAGCGCAAATGAACTGCGCAGGGGATTGATAGAGCGATTTGCCCCTGTTACTGACGAACATTACGCG
- a CDS encoding cell division FtsA domain-containing protein, whose product MRNPLQQLRKLILGRVEENGYHYGYDGAAGPQHTDDGGEERAVYTALDIGTAYAKAIIVEVQDDVGVVLGAGRHSQSYTHMSDGIVTDIPGVIENCNQALLRAEEAAGGIIAPMAVIGIAGELVKGSSTTITQQRSQPTKPITQEELDAAITKAQQKLLKIAKERIAAETGYQNIEVRLTNAAVISVRIDGQLVNNPIGFRGRHFSLTLFSAFAPLMQLGALETVAQGLDLTLVTIVTEPYALARCLSSNASTESGAIFIDIGGGTTDIALVRQGGIEETRMFALGGRTFTRRIATGKGVTLKEAEKIKLSYSNGLIKGVEREEIQHILAPEVQTWMDSVELLIEELSKGSLLPPAIYMVGGGSSLPDLRERLEAFPWTERLPFSSRPLIEIIQPGMVTNIADPDHHLKNAQDITPMALAYQAIELQNENSALERSLYRVIHSMHI is encoded by the coding sequence ATGAGGAATCCTCTTCAACAATTACGCAAACTCATATTAGGGCGAGTAGAAGAGAACGGGTATCACTATGGGTATGATGGCGCGGCAGGGCCACAGCACACCGACGACGGGGGTGAAGAGCGCGCGGTCTATACTGCCCTCGACATTGGCACAGCCTACGCCAAGGCCATCATCGTCGAAGTGCAGGACGATGTTGGGGTTGTGCTGGGAGCAGGACGACACAGCCAGAGCTATACGCACATGTCAGACGGCATCGTTACCGATATTCCGGGGGTGATTGAGAATTGTAATCAGGCACTACTGCGCGCTGAGGAAGCGGCAGGTGGCATCATTGCGCCGATGGCAGTCATTGGCATCGCGGGCGAACTCGTCAAGGGCAGTTCGACGACGATAACCCAGCAACGGTCGCAGCCAACAAAACCCATTACGCAGGAAGAATTGGATGCCGCGATTACGAAAGCGCAGCAGAAATTGCTCAAGATCGCGAAAGAGCGTATTGCCGCCGAAACCGGCTACCAGAATATCGAGGTGCGTTTGACCAACGCGGCGGTGATTTCTGTGCGCATTGATGGACAGCTTGTTAACAACCCGATCGGTTTTCGCGGTCGCCATTTCTCGTTAACGCTTTTCAGCGCCTTCGCGCCCCTCATGCAATTGGGCGCGCTGGAAACGGTGGCGCAGGGATTAGACCTGACGCTGGTCACGATTGTTACGGAGCCTTACGCGCTTGCACGTTGCTTGAGTAGCAACGCCAGTACGGAAAGTGGAGCGATCTTCATTGACATCGGCGGCGGCACAACCGATATCGCCCTGGTGCGCCAGGGTGGAATTGAAGAAACGCGCATGTTTGCCCTGGGAGGGCGGACGTTTACACGCCGCATCGCCACCGGGAAGGGCGTTACCCTGAAAGAGGCAGAGAAGATCAAGCTCAGTTATAGCAATGGTCTCATAAAAGGGGTTGAACGCGAAGAGATACAACATATCTTAGCGCCGGAAGTACAAACCTGGATGGACAGCGTGGAACTGTTGATTGAGGAGCTTTCCAAGGGTTCGCTGCTGCCACCCGCGATTTACATGGTAGGGGGAGGCTCTTCACTGCCCGACTTGCGCGAGCGCCTTGAAGCATTCCCCTGGACAGAGCGCCTGCCATTCTCGAGCCGGCCCCTTATCGAGATCATCCAGCCTGGTATGGTCACGAATATCGCCGACCCCGACCATCATTTGAAAAATGCACAGGATATCACACCAATGGCGTTAGCATACCAGGCCATCGAACTGCAAAATGAGAATAGCGCGCTGGAGCGGTCGCTCTATCGCGTCATTCACAGCATGCATATCTAG
- a CDS encoding molybdopterin-dependent oxidoreductase codes for MSLTHESLEAGVTIEQEEMVLHSLHPLNAGIAPEVAREKFITPQKRFFIRSHGSIPDVDGETYRLSVSGRVKVPLELSLDDLRIEFASSSVVATLQCAGHRRSELAAVQPIRGEVAWDADAISTAEWRGVRLREVLLAAGIGPGVKHVAFLGLDEIEKGGERFGFGASIPLEKALSGEVLLAYEMNGEPLTREHGFPLRVVVPGYIGARSVKWLGGIRLQASPSNNYFQRHAYKLFPPDTQAADANWEEGKVLSDLAINTVICRPRASEVLPAGPVTIQGYAITGEGAHIEAVELSLNGGATWREATLLERPHPWTWCFWEASFQLEPGCYEIVARAWDSRGRTQPANLREVWNFKGYMNNAWHRLHVSVF; via the coding sequence ATGTCGCTCACGCACGAATCACTTGAAGCGGGAGTAACAATCGAACAGGAGGAAATGGTTTTACACTCGCTACATCCGCTCAATGCCGGGATTGCGCCTGAAGTAGCGCGCGAGAAATTTATCACGCCGCAGAAACGCTTTTTCATCCGCAGTCATGGCTCTATTCCAGATGTGGATGGCGAGACCTACCGCCTTTCGGTGAGCGGGAGAGTAAAGGTTCCATTGGAGCTGTCTCTTGATGACTTACGGATTGAATTTGCCAGTTCTAGCGTTGTTGCTACGCTACAATGTGCGGGGCACCGGCGTAGCGAACTTGCCGCTGTTCAACCAATCCGGGGAGAGGTTGCATGGGACGCCGATGCGATCAGCACTGCGGAATGGCGGGGCGTGCGATTGCGCGAGGTGCTGCTGGCGGCGGGTATAGGACCCGGTGTGAAACATGTAGCATTTCTGGGCCTCGATGAGATTGAGAAAGGTGGGGAGCGATTTGGGTTTGGCGCTTCAATCCCTCTCGAGAAGGCGCTATCCGGAGAAGTGCTGCTGGCCTATGAGATGAATGGCGAGCCATTGACACGCGAGCATGGTTTTCCGCTGCGCGTTGTGGTGCCCGGCTATATCGGCGCCAGGAGCGTGAAGTGGCTGGGCGGCATTCGCCTGCAAGCTTCTCCTTCCAACAATTATTTTCAACGCCACGCTTACAAGCTCTTTCCACCTGATACGCAGGCCGCAGATGCGAATTGGGAGGAAGGAAAGGTGCTGTCTGACCTGGCGATCAATACCGTTATCTGCCGGCCTCGCGCATCTGAAGTGCTTCCCGCAGGGCCAGTGACGATCCAGGGATACGCGATTACGGGTGAAGGTGCGCATATCGAAGCGGTTGAGCTTTCGCTGAATGGTGGCGCAACCTGGCGGGAGGCGACACTGCTGGAAAGGCCGCATCCATGGACATGGTGCTTCTGGGAGGCTTCTTTTCAACTGGAGCCTGGTTGTTATGAGATTGTTGCGCGGGCCTGGGATTCGAGAGGACGCACGCAGCCTGCCAATCTGCGCGAGGTCTGGAACTTCAAGGGATATATGAACAATGCCTGGCACCGCCTACACGTGTCAGTATTCTAG
- a CDS encoding Stf0 family sulfotransferase — MQPHTSYLICATFFSGSALLSKVLSSTGAAGRPKEYFMARRNVHATTFQQHAAHSGSLPPFLCDEQGQVHVDSLAHIFEQGTTANGIFGANVMWDYFDDFICDLRRIPHKEIPVVDLLPAVFPNLHYIWVTRRNKVRQAVSLWKAVQEWTWNKERPLRSANRHLLSERKLVFNFEAIDALVRRILADEADWQMYFDICGISPITVVYEELEMAPEAMARSILHGLHIPVPDSLAFSHCSTKRLVDTLSMDWAQRYTTLKRQQENGVVMNSPNSP, encoded by the coding sequence ATGCAACCACACACTTCTTATCTTATTTGCGCCACCTTCTTTAGTGGTAGCGCATTGCTTAGTAAAGTTTTAAGTAGTACCGGAGCAGCCGGTCGGCCAAAGGAGTACTTTATGGCCCGCCGTAACGTTCATGCGACAACTTTTCAGCAACATGCTGCTCATAGTGGCTCCCTGCCGCCATTTTTATGCGACGAGCAAGGGCAGGTTCATGTTGATTCGCTCGCTCATATATTTGAGCAGGGAACAACAGCCAATGGGATATTCGGTGCGAATGTGATGTGGGACTACTTCGACGACTTTATCTGCGACCTGCGACGCATTCCTCATAAAGAGATACCGGTGGTAGATTTACTGCCTGCAGTTTTTCCCAATCTGCACTATATCTGGGTAACGAGGCGCAACAAGGTACGGCAGGCTGTATCTCTATGGAAAGCCGTTCAAGAATGGACCTGGAATAAAGAAAGGCCGCTACGCTCAGCAAACAGGCACCTTCTCTCCGAGAGAAAACTGGTCTTCAACTTTGAGGCGATTGACGCGCTTGTACGGCGTATTTTAGCCGATGAGGCCGATTGGCAAATGTATTTTGATATCTGCGGTATCTCGCCGATTACTGTCGTGTACGAAGAATTAGAGATGGCGCCCGAAGCTATGGCGCGCTCTATCCTGCACGGTTTGCATATTCCTGTGCCGGACAGCCTGGCATTCAGCCATTGTTCTACTAAAAGACTGGTAGATACGCTTAGTATGGACTGGGCGCAGCGCTACACTACTCTCAAACGACAACAAGAAAATGGGGTAGTAATGAATAGTCCCAATTCCCCTTAA
- the alaS gene encoding alanine--tRNA ligase has translation MSIDMKLTGTEIRQLFLDFFVSKGHMLMPSSSLVPRNDPTVLLTTAGMQQMIPFFLGRETPPALRLTSAQKCFRTTDIDKVGNERSLTFFEMLGNFSVGDYFKRDAIAFAWEFLTQVVKLPADRLYPTVHPEDDEAPHWWNKIAGFPDEAIVRLEDNWWGPPGASGPCGPDSEIYYDRGVEHGCGRADCKPGCDCERFLEIWNLVFMQFYQDLDGTRTPLPKKNIDTGLGLERLSMVLQGKESVFDTDLFRPIIDSFASLAGTTYGQNPKTDTSLRVIADHGRALVFLAADGVLPSNEGRGYIFRRILRRAVRHGKLLGLDKPFLSEAADTVINLMKGHYVELATQRDRIVEILSLEEKKFGQTLNTGLYLLNNLLEELRQKDSHVIPGEEAFKLYDSHGFPLEFTQEVAAEHDFTVDIPGFEKAMQQQQERSRSAAAFTQGKDVEALTAVLKRVGPTEFTGYDGISGSSKVVGLVADGVEVESISAPQSALVILDATPFYAESGGQIGDRGDLSGPMGVFHVEDTKRPLKGLIVHYGRIAEGYLRVGDTVQADVIAQRREDTMRNHSATHLLHKALRDIIGPQVEQRGSLVEPERLRFDFASSRPLTASEIAQVDEQINRWIRADLPVHTNIMPLQQALQTGAMALFGEKYEDKVRVVSMGSSIELCGGTHCASTGQIGIYITIQETSIAAGIRRIEALTGRGAEAYLRRRSALVDTLSAKLQTQPDMLESKVEQLVEEVDTLRRQVAQFQREAAQRQVETLTEKAQDVSGVPVVIATVDVPDDRMLREMGEMVLSKLGRPGVVVLASNYAERAGIQVSVSAELARQGLHAGKIAGTIGQRLGGKGGGRPESAQGGGKNKAELGAALALVPKLVKESLGYGQDYAV, from the coding sequence GTGTCTATAGATATGAAATTGACGGGTACCGAAATTCGCCAGCTTTTCCTGGACTTTTTTGTCAGCAAAGGCCATATGCTTATGCCCAGTTCTTCGCTTGTGCCGCGCAACGACCCGACGGTGCTGCTGACAACCGCAGGTATGCAGCAGATGATCCCTTTTTTCCTGGGGCGTGAAACCCCACCTGCGTTACGGCTCACCTCTGCTCAGAAATGTTTCCGCACGACGGATATCGATAAGGTTGGCAACGAGCGCTCGCTTACTTTTTTTGAAATGCTGGGAAATTTTTCTGTCGGCGACTATTTTAAGCGCGACGCGATTGCTTTTGCCTGGGAATTTCTGACACAGGTGGTCAAGCTGCCTGCCGACCGCCTGTATCCAACGGTGCATCCAGAAGATGATGAAGCACCACACTGGTGGAACAAGATCGCGGGTTTCCCCGATGAGGCGATTGTGAGGCTCGAAGACAACTGGTGGGGGCCCCCGGGAGCCTCTGGTCCATGCGGGCCTGATTCCGAAATTTATTATGACCGCGGCGTCGAACACGGCTGTGGCCGGGCCGACTGCAAACCCGGCTGCGACTGCGAGCGCTTCCTGGAAATCTGGAACCTCGTTTTCATGCAGTTTTACCAGGACCTCGACGGCACGCGCACACCACTACCAAAGAAGAATATCGATACCGGCCTGGGCCTGGAACGGCTCTCGATGGTCTTGCAGGGCAAAGAATCGGTCTTCGATACCGATCTCTTCCGCCCCATCATCGATAGTTTTGCATCCCTTGCCGGCACCACCTATGGGCAAAATCCGAAAACCGATACCTCATTGCGTGTCATCGCGGATCACGGTCGCGCGCTGGTCTTCCTGGCTGCCGATGGAGTGCTGCCGAGCAACGAGGGACGCGGCTATATCTTCCGGCGCATCCTGCGGCGCGCGGTGCGACACGGCAAGCTACTCGGCCTGGATAAGCCGTTTCTTTCCGAGGCCGCCGATACGGTGATCAACCTGATGAAAGGGCACTACGTCGAGCTTGCCACGCAGCGCGACCGCATCGTAGAAATCTTGAGCCTGGAAGAGAAGAAGTTTGGCCAGACGCTCAATACAGGCCTCTACCTGCTCAATAACCTGCTTGAGGAGTTGCGGCAAAAAGATTCGCATGTCATACCGGGCGAAGAGGCCTTTAAGCTATACGATTCGCATGGCTTCCCCCTGGAATTTACGCAGGAAGTGGCTGCTGAACACGATTTTACCGTCGATATCCCCGGCTTTGAGAAAGCGATGCAGCAACAGCAGGAGCGCAGCCGGTCAGCTGCTGCCTTTACGCAGGGCAAAGATGTCGAGGCGCTCACGGCAGTTTTGAAGAGAGTTGGGCCAACCGAATTCACCGGCTACGACGGTATCAGCGGCAGCAGCAAAGTCGTGGGTTTGGTCGCGGACGGTGTAGAGGTTGAGAGCATCAGCGCGCCGCAGTCGGCCCTGGTTATACTCGATGCGACTCCATTCTATGCCGAGAGCGGTGGGCAAATCGGCGACCGCGGCGACCTCAGCGGCCCGATGGGCGTCTTCCACGTTGAGGATACAAAGCGCCCGCTTAAAGGATTGATCGTCCACTACGGGCGCATTGCCGAGGGCTACCTGCGCGTTGGCGATACTGTGCAGGCCGACGTGATCGCCCAGCGCCGGGAAGATACCATGCGCAACCACAGCGCCACACACCTGCTGCACAAAGCGTTGCGCGATATCATCGGCCCGCAGGTGGAGCAGCGTGGTTCGCTGGTTGAACCGGAGCGCCTGCGCTTCGACTTTGCCAGCTCGCGCCCGCTTACCGCCTCTGAAATCGCGCAGGTCGATGAGCAGATCAATCGCTGGATTCGGGCCGACCTGCCGGTGCATACCAACATCATGCCGCTACAGCAAGCCTTGCAGACCGGCGCTATGGCGCTCTTCGGCGAGAAGTACGAGGACAAGGTGCGTGTCGTCTCAATGGGCAGCAGTATCGAGCTATGCGGCGGAACTCACTGCGCCTCAACGGGGCAGATAGGCATCTACATCACCATCCAGGAAACGAGCATCGCCGCCGGTATCCGGCGTATCGAGGCACTGACGGGTCGAGGGGCCGAGGCCTATTTGCGCCGTCGCAGCGCCCTGGTAGACACCTTGAGCGCTAAATTGCAGACGCAGCCGGATATGCTAGAATCGAAAGTCGAGCAGCTTGTGGAGGAAGTTGACACGCTGCGCCGCCAGGTTGCGCAATTCCAGCGTGAAGCGGCCCAGCGCCAGGTGGAAACACTGACAGAAAAGGCGCAGGATGTATCCGGCGTGCCCGTGGTCATCGCGACAGTTGATGTGCCTGACGATCGGATGCTACGCGAGATGGGCGAAATGGTGCTGAGCAAGCTCGGGCGGCCAGGCGTGGTCGTACTCGCGAGCAATTACGCCGAACGAGCCGGTATCCAGGTCAGCGTCTCAGCTGAGCTGGCCAGGCAGGGATTGCATGCCGGTAAAATCGCCGGGACAATTGGCCAGCGTCTCGGCGGCAAAGGCGGCGGGCGACCCGAATCGGCACAGGGTGGTGGCAAAAATAAGGCTGAACTGGGAGCCGCGCTCGCCCTGGTACCAAAATTGGTGAAGGAAAGCCTGGGATACGGGCAAGATTATGCGGTTTAA
- a CDS encoding aromatic ring-hydroxylating dioxygenase subunit alpha has product MLNDPVLLNDWHVVAYAPDLQEGKPMAARLLEEDLVLWRAGDKIHVWRDLCLHRGTRLSLGKVEAETLICPYHGWTYNSEGQCIRFPAHPHQKPPATARAKVYQAQEKYGWVWVCLGEPAQDIPAFVQWDDSSFRKIHCGPYQFHAGGPRAVENFLDVTHFPFVHQGYLGDPEHPEVSDYEAEIRPDGVIARDITVWQPDPDGSGQGASVTYTYQVLRPLTACFVKTSGGARFAMYFTVTPVSERESIAWTYVAQDYDNIPEEEIRAFEDMITWQDVPIVESQRPELLPLDLQAELHLRSDRTAIAYRKWLRQLGLSFGTS; this is encoded by the coding sequence ATGCTCAATGACCCTGTTCTGCTCAACGATTGGCATGTGGTGGCCTATGCGCCCGACCTGCAAGAAGGAAAGCCCATGGCTGCGCGGCTGTTAGAGGAAGATCTTGTTCTCTGGCGCGCAGGCGATAAGATTCATGTCTGGCGTGATCTGTGCCTGCACCGGGGAACCAGGCTGTCGCTGGGAAAAGTGGAAGCTGAGACGCTGATCTGCCCGTACCATGGCTGGACCTACAATTCAGAGGGGCAATGCATTCGCTTTCCGGCGCATCCCCATCAGAAGCCCCCTGCTACGGCGCGGGCAAAAGTCTACCAGGCGCAGGAAAAATACGGTTGGGTCTGGGTGTGCCTGGGCGAGCCGGCGCAGGATATCCCAGCTTTTGTGCAGTGGGATGATAGCTCGTTTCGGAAAATCCATTGCGGCCCGTATCAGTTTCATGCCGGCGGGCCGCGGGCCGTCGAGAATTTTCTCGATGTGACGCACTTTCCATTCGTTCACCAGGGCTACCTGGGCGATCCTGAACACCCCGAAGTGAGCGACTATGAGGCCGAGATACGCCCTGATGGGGTGATTGCGCGCGATATTACGGTCTGGCAGCCCGATCCTGATGGTTCGGGCCAGGGAGCGAGCGTGACCTATACGTACCAGGTACTGCGTCCTTTGACGGCTTGCTTTGTAAAGACCTCCGGCGGCGCGCGTTTTGCGATGTATTTTACCGTGACGCCGGTTTCCGAACGCGAGTCCATTGCCTGGACTTATGTGGCGCAAGATTACGACAATATTCCAGAAGAAGAGATTCGCGCTTTTGAAGACATGATTACCTGGCAGGATGTGCCCATCGTGGAGTCGCAACGGCCCGAATTGCTGCCGTTGGATTTGCAGGCCGAGTTGCACTTGCGCTCGGACCGCACGGCAATCGCCTATCGTAAGTGGCTGCGGCAGCTGGGGTTGAGCTTCGGCACGTCCTGA